Proteins co-encoded in one Actinomycetota bacterium genomic window:
- the rpsC gene encoding 30S ribosomal protein S3, which yields MGQKVYPVGFRLGITENWRSRWYAGKTYSETLAGDLEIRKYLDKRLRRAAVSRVEIERKGDKVIIELWTARPGIVIGKKGAEVDALRKDLEKMAGGAVAVNIVEIKRPELDATLVAQGVAEQLVGRVAFRRAMRKAVASAMKSGALGIRIQCSGRLGGAEMGRREWYREGRVPLHTLRAKIDYGTSVARTSMGAVGVKVWIYRGEVLPGEAIPTPADDRERPARGRRNDGGRRG from the coding sequence GTGGGTCAGAAAGTCTATCCTGTCGGGTTCCGGCTCGGTATCACCGAGAACTGGCGTTCGCGCTGGTACGCGGGCAAGACCTACAGCGAGACGCTCGCCGGGGATCTGGAGATTCGGAAGTACCTGGACAAGCGTCTCCGCCGCGCCGCCGTCTCGCGCGTTGAGATCGAACGCAAGGGCGACAAGGTGATAATCGAGCTGTGGACAGCGCGTCCGGGCATCGTCATCGGCAAGAAGGGCGCCGAGGTTGATGCGCTGCGCAAGGACCTCGAGAAGATGGCCGGCGGCGCAGTCGCCGTCAACATCGTAGAGATCAAGCGGCCCGAACTCGACGCTACTCTCGTGGCGCAGGGCGTGGCCGAGCAGCTTGTGGGTCGTGTTGCATTCCGTCGCGCCATGCGCAAGGCAGTCGCATCGGCGATGAAGAGCGGGGCCCTGGGAATCAGGATCCAGTGCTCCGGTCGCCTCGGCGGCGCGGAGATGGGTCGCCGCGAGTGGTACCGCGAGGGTCGCGTGCCGCTGCACACCCTGCGTGCGAAGATCGACTACGGAACCTCCGTGGCCCGTACGTCCATGGGTGCCGTCGGCGTGAAGGTCTGGATCTACCGTGGCGAGGTTCTGCCGGGCGAAGCCATCCCGACACCCGCCGACGATCGTGAGCGTCCGGCTCGCGGCCGTCGCAACGACGGTGGGAGGAGAGGGTAG
- the rplE gene encoding 50S ribosomal protein L5, producing MEVESVVPRFKEKYREEVVQALMERFGYDNVNEVPRLEKIVVNMGVGIAAQDVKQLDAAMEDLAIITGQKPMITKAKKSIAGFKIRQGMPIGAKVTLRGARMWEFFDRLLSTAIPRVRDFRGLPADSFDGRGNYSMGVTEQLIFPEIDYDKVDRIRGMDITFVTSAKSDEEAKALLGAFSFPFKR from the coding sequence ATGGAGGTAGAATCGGTGGTACCAAGGTTCAAAGAGAAGTACCGAGAAGAGGTAGTCCAGGCGCTCATGGAGCGCTTCGGCTACGACAACGTGAACGAGGTTCCTCGCCTCGAGAAGATCGTTGTCAATATGGGAGTCGGTATTGCGGCGCAGGACGTCAAGCAACTTGACGCCGCGATGGAAGACCTCGCGATCATCACGGGGCAGAAGCCCATGATCACGAAGGCGAAGAAGTCCATCGCCGGCTTCAAGATTCGCCAGGGCATGCCGATCGGAGCCAAGGTGACACTCCGGGGGGCACGCATGTGGGAGTTCTTCGACCGCTTGCTGTCCACGGCCATCCCGCGCGTTCGCGACTTCCGGGGTCTCCCGGCCGACTCGTTTGACGGTCGCGGGAACTACTCGATGGGCGTCACCGAGCAGCTCATCTTCCCCGAGATCGACTACGACAAGGTCGATCGCATTCGGGGAATGGACATCACGTTCGTCACGTCAGCGAAGTCCGACGAGGAAGCGAAGGCATTGCTCGGCGCCTTCTCCTTCCCGTTCAAGCGATAG
- the rplV gene encoding 50S ribosomal protein L22: MEARAVARYERVSPRKARLVVDLIRGKSVEEATAILRFTPRGAAEVVEKVLNSAVANAEKNLHVKSQDLFVATTFVDEGPTLKRIRPRAMGRAFRINKRTSHITVVVKQREGA; the protein is encoded by the coding sequence ATGGAAGCCAGAGCAGTTGCACGCTACGAGCGGGTGAGCCCGCGCAAGGCGCGCCTCGTCGTCGATCTCATTCGTGGCAAGTCCGTCGAAGAGGCAACGGCTATCCTGCGGTTCACGCCGAGGGGTGCCGCCGAGGTCGTTGAGAAGGTGCTCAACAGCGCCGTCGCCAACGCCGAGAAGAATCTCCACGTCAAGTCGCAGGATCTCTTCGTCGCGACGACGTTCGTGGACGAGGGTCCGACCCTCAAACGCATCCGTCCGCGCGCCATGGGCCGTGCTTTCCGCATCAACAAGCGGACGAGCCACATAACCGTTGTCGTCAAGCAGCGAGAGGGGGCGTAA
- the rpsH gene encoding 30S ribosomal protein S8 — protein MSMTDPIADMLTRVRNANSAFKPTTMMPSSKKLVEIARIMKQEGYIVDYALTPGEPQDTLKVELKYGPKKERTITGIRRISKPGLRVYAKKDELPRVLGGLGIAVISTSSGVMTDRDARKAGVGGEVIAYIW, from the coding sequence ATGAGCATGACAGACCCCATCGCCGATATGCTCACGCGGGTACGCAATGCGAACTCTGCGTTCAAGCCGACGACGATGATGCCGTCTTCGAAGAAGCTGGTTGAGATCGCCCGGATCATGAAGCAAGAGGGCTACATAGTCGACTACGCGCTGACTCCCGGCGAGCCGCAGGACACGCTCAAGGTGGAGCTGAAGTATGGCCCCAAGAAGGAGCGGACCATCACCGGCATCAGGCGCATCAGCAAGCCGGGCCTGCGGGTGTACGCGAAGAAGGACGAGCTCCCCAGAGTCCTCGGTGGCCTGGGAATCGCGGTCATCTCCACTTCGAGCGGCGTGATGACCGACCGCGATGCACGCAAGGCGGGCGTCGGCGGCGAAGTCATCGCATACATCTGGTAA
- the rpsQ gene encoding 30S ribosomal protein S17, protein MSNERNSRKVRQGVVVSAGGDKTCVVKVEDRKRHPLYGKMMTHSTKFHAHDENNECQVGDLVTIMETRPISKLKRWRLVDVVNKAK, encoded by the coding sequence ATGAGTAACGAGCGCAACAGCCGTAAGGTCCGTCAGGGTGTCGTGGTGTCCGCTGGAGGCGACAAGACCTGTGTCGTCAAGGTCGAGGACCGCAAGCGTCACCCGCTCTACGGCAAGATGATGACCCACAGCACGAAGTTCCACGCGCATGACGAGAACAATGAGTGCCAGGTCGGCGATTTGGTCACCATCATGGAGACCCGTCCGATCTCGAAGCTCAAGCGTTGGCGTCTCGTGGATGTCGTGAACAAGGCCAAGTAG
- the rplX gene encoding 50S ribosomal protein L24: MSKSMTVRKGDKVRVIAGKDKGKESRVLRVLTEKQRLVVEHVNMIKKHQRPTSKQPQGGILELEGTIHVSNVMLLCPSCSEPTRVGRRREDGSRVRVCKKCGNDIDK; this comes from the coding sequence ATGAGCAAGTCGATGACAGTCCGTAAAGGCGACAAGGTGCGCGTCATCGCGGGCAAGGACAAGGGCAAGGAAAGCCGCGTTCTCCGGGTGTTGACGGAGAAGCAGCGCCTTGTTGTCGAGCACGTCAACATGATCAAGAAGCATCAGCGTCCCACGAGCAAGCAGCCCCAGGGCGGCATCCTCGAGCTCGAAGGCACGATTCACGTGTCAAACGTGATGCTTCTGTGCCCCAGCTGCTCCGAACCGACCCGGGTCGGCCGGAGACGTGAGGACGGATCCCGGGTTCGGGTCTGCAAGAAGTGCGGAAACGATATCGACAAGTAG
- a CDS encoding type Z 30S ribosomal protein S14, with amino-acid sequence MAKKSMIAKAKRKPKFSVRAVSRCNRCGRPRAFYRKFGLCRICVRELASRGELPGVKKASW; translated from the coding sequence GTGGCCAAGAAATCGATGATCGCCAAGGCGAAGCGCAAGCCGAAGTTCTCGGTGCGTGCGGTCAGCCGCTGCAACCGCTGCGGACGTCCGCGGGCGTTCTACCGCAAGTTCGGTCTGTGCCGGATTTGCGTGCGCGAGCTTGCAAGCCGCGGCGAGCTTCCCGGTGTGAAAAAGGCGAGCTGGTAG
- the rplW gene encoding 50S ribosomal protein L23, whose amino-acid sequence MSDPRDIIIRPVVSEKSYELIGDNRYTFEVDKRASKPQIADAITEIFGVTVTSVNTMNVNGKPRRLRYNKGLTRSWKKAIITLKAGDKIEFFDAR is encoded by the coding sequence ATGAGTGATCCTCGCGATATCATCATCCGCCCGGTCGTCTCGGAGAAGTCCTACGAGCTGATCGGCGACAATCGGTACACGTTCGAGGTGGACAAGCGGGCGAGCAAGCCCCAGATCGCAGACGCGATCACGGAGATCTTTGGCGTGACGGTGACAAGTGTGAACACGATGAATGTCAACGGCAAGCCGCGTCGGCTCCGCTACAACAAGGGGCTAACGCGTTCGTGGAAGAAGGCGATCATCACCCTGAAAGCCGGGGACAAGATCGAGTTCTTCGACGCTAGGTAG
- the tuf gene encoding elongation factor Tu, translating into MAKKKFERTKPHVNVGTIGHVDHGKTTLTAAITKTLAEKGWADFTPFDQIDKAPEERERGITIAIAHVEYETEARHYAHVDCPGHADYVKNMITGAAQMDGAILVVSAADGPMPQTREHILLARQVGVPHIVVFLNKVDMVDDPELLELVEMEVRELLDEYEFPGDDTPVIKGSALKALEGDEDAKGAIWELMAAVDTFIPEPVRDIEKPFLMAIEDVFTITGRGTVATGRVERGVVKVGEEVEIVGIHDTHKTVVTGVEMFRKLLDQAQAGDNIGVLLRGVSRTDIERGQVLCKPGSITPHTEFMGQAYVLTKEEGGRHTPFFDGYRPQFYFRTTDVTGVAHLPEGTEMVMPGDNVELRGELINPIAMEESLRFAIREGGRTVGSGRVTKILK; encoded by the coding sequence ATGGCGAAGAAGAAGTTCGAGCGCACCAAGCCGCACGTGAACGTCGGCACCATCGGTCACGTCGACCATGGCAAGACCACGCTGACCGCGGCGATCACCAAGACGCTTGCCGAGAAGGGCTGGGCGGACTTCACTCCGTTCGACCAGATCGACAAGGCTCCCGAGGAGCGCGAGCGCGGCATCACCATCGCCATCGCTCACGTCGAGTACGAGACCGAGGCGCGTCACTACGCCCACGTCGACTGCCCGGGACATGCGGACTACGTCAAGAACATGATCACGGGCGCGGCCCAGATGGACGGCGCCATCCTCGTGGTGTCTGCCGCCGACGGCCCCATGCCCCAGACCCGCGAGCACATCCTGCTCGCCCGTCAGGTCGGCGTGCCCCACATAGTCGTCTTCCTGAACAAGGTCGACATGGTGGACGACCCCGAGCTGCTCGAGCTCGTCGAGATGGAAGTCCGAGAGCTTCTCGACGAGTACGAGTTCCCCGGCGACGACACCCCGGTCATCAAGGGCTCGGCACTGAAGGCCCTCGAGGGCGACGAGGACGCCAAGGGCGCGATCTGGGAGCTCATGGCAGCGGTCGACACCTTCATCCCCGAGCCGGTCCGCGACATCGAGAAGCCGTTCCTCATGGCCATCGAGGACGTCTTCACCATCACCGGCCGCGGAACGGTGGCCACCGGCCGCGTCGAGCGTGGCGTGGTGAAGGTCGGCGAAGAGGTCGAGATCGTCGGTATCCACGACACCCACAAGACCGTCGTCACCGGCGTGGAGATGTTCCGCAAGCTGCTCGACCAGGCCCAGGCCGGCGACAACATCGGCGTTCTGCTGCGCGGCGTCTCGCGCACCGACATCGAGCGCGGCCAGGTGCTCTGCAAGCCCGGCTCCATCACTCCGCACACCGAGTTCATGGGCCAGGCATACGTGCTCACAAAGGAAGAGGGCGGCCGCCATACCCCGTTCTTCGACGGGTATCGTCCGCAGTTCTACTTCCGCACCACCGACGTGACCGGCGTGGCGCACCTGCCCGAGGGCACCGAGATGGTCATGCCCGGCGACAACGTCGAGCTTCGCGGCGAGCTTATCAACCCGATCGCGATGGAGGAGAGCCTGCGTTTCGCGATTCGCGAGGGCGGTCGCACCGTCGGCTCGGGTCGCGTGACAAAGATCTTGAAGTAA
- the rplD gene encoding 50S ribosomal protein L4 — MATIDIKDTTGKKVGSADVADGVFGIEPRPFAVHQVVRSQMAARRSGTHETKTRSEVRGGGAKPWRQKGTGRARQGTIRAPQWKGGGVVFGPHLRSYGFKVPKKVIKLAMRSVLSAKNAEGVLHVVDEFGFDKPSTKKAAEILANLGITGRVTIVVANDDANTALSFRNIAKARVITASEANTYDLVDNTAVLFSRPALTWLEGVLA, encoded by the coding sequence ATGGCAACGATCGATATCAAGGACACGACTGGCAAGAAGGTGGGATCTGCCGACGTCGCTGACGGCGTCTTCGGCATCGAGCCCCGTCCCTTCGCCGTGCATCAGGTCGTCCGTAGCCAGATGGCCGCGCGCCGTTCTGGAACGCATGAGACCAAGACGCGTTCCGAGGTCCGGGGCGGCGGCGCCAAACCATGGCGGCAGAAAGGCACCGGACGGGCCCGCCAGGGAACGATCCGTGCCCCTCAGTGGAAGGGCGGCGGTGTCGTTTTCGGCCCGCACCTGCGCAGTTACGGATTCAAGGTGCCCAAGAAGGTCATCAAGCTCGCTATGCGCAGTGTGCTATCGGCCAAGAACGCCGAAGGCGTGCTCCACGTGGTGGACGAGTTCGGTTTCGACAAGCCGTCCACCAAGAAGGCCGCCGAGATTCTTGCGAATCTGGGAATCACCGGGCGCGTGACGATCGTCGTGGCCAATGACGATGCGAACACCGCCTTGTCCTTCCGCAACATCGCCAAGGCGCGCGTCATCACGGCGTCCGAGGCGAACACGTACGATCTGGTAGACAACACCGCCGTGCTCTTCTCGAGGCCGGCTCTGACATGGCTCGAGGGGGTATTGGCGTAA
- the rplR gene encoding 50S ribosomal protein L18 has product MERLKAKAAGLVRRRTRVRGKISGTAERPRLCVTRTNANIYAQLIDDRTGNTILGSSSVDPELRSALKSGSNVAAAKAVGESIGRRALDAGINEVVFDRSGRLYHGRVQALADGARSAGLKF; this is encoded by the coding sequence ATGGAAAGACTCAAGGCGAAGGCGGCAGGTCTCGTACGCCGCCGCACGAGGGTCCGCGGCAAGATCAGCGGAACCGCGGAGCGCCCACGCCTCTGCGTGACGCGCACGAACGCCAACATCTATGCGCAGCTGATCGATGACAGGACCGGGAACACGATTCTCGGCTCGTCTTCGGTCGATCCCGAACTGCGTAGCGCACTTAAGTCCGGCAGCAACGTTGCTGCGGCGAAAGCGGTCGGGGAGTCTATCGGCCGTCGCGCACTGGATGCGGGCATCAACGAGGTCGTTTTCGACCGGAGCGGCCGTCTGTATCACGGTCGTGTACAGGCCCTGGCCGACGGCGCCCGCAGCGCCGGACTGAAGTTCTAG
- the rpmD gene encoding 50S ribosomal protein L30 — protein MAGKLKITQVKSVIGTPSDQRRTVRALGLKRISDTVVQDDTPVIRGMVFKVKHLVEVEEL, from the coding sequence ATGGCAGGCAAGCTCAAGATTACCCAGGTCAAGAGCGTTATCGGTACGCCGTCCGATCAGAGGCGAACGGTTCGTGCCCTTGGTCTCAAGCGAATCAGCGATACTGTCGTGCAGGATGATACGCCCGTGATTCGCGGCATGGTCTTCAAAGTGAAGCACCTCGTAGAGGTCGAGGAGCTCTAG
- the rplN gene encoding 50S ribosomal protein L14, protein MIQAESRLKVADNSGARRVLCIKVLGGSKRRYAHVGDTIVCTVKEAIPNGAIKKGEIVRAVVVRTKKEMRRPDGSYIKFDENAAVIIDNQGNPRGTRIFGPVARELRDRKYMKIVSLAPEVL, encoded by the coding sequence ATGATTCAGGCAGAATCCCGGCTCAAGGTAGCCGACAACTCAGGCGCTCGCCGGGTGCTGTGCATCAAGGTTCTTGGCGGCTCCAAGCGTCGCTATGCCCACGTGGGTGACACCATCGTGTGCACGGTCAAAGAGGCCATCCCCAACGGCGCCATCAAGAAGGGCGAAATCGTCCGGGCGGTTGTCGTACGCACGAAGAAGGAAATGCGCCGACCCGACGGCAGCTACATCAAGTTCGATGAGAACGCTGCCGTCATCATCGATAACCAGGGCAACCCGCGGGGTACGCGTATCTTCGGCCCGGTCGCGCGCGAGCTGCGTGACCGCAAGTACATGAAGATCGTCTCGCTCGCCCCCGAGGTTCTTTAG
- the rplB gene encoding 50S ribosomal protein L2, translating to MGLKKYKPTSPGRRFQTVSDFSEITKSEPEKSLLEPLSKKGGRNNNGRITTRHQGGGHKRRYRKIDFKRNKDGVAAKVAAIEYDPNRSARIALLHYVDGEKRYILAPQKLGVGDMVMSGPDSDIKPGNALPLSDIPTGTVVHAIELHPGKGAAMARSAGTSAQLMAKEGGYAILRMPSSEMRKVLVKCRATVGTVGNAEHEGISIGKAGRARWMGVRPTVRGTAMNPVDHPHGGGEGKNKTAGRHPVTPWGVPTKGHRTRKKNKASDRLIIRRRKK from the coding sequence ATGGGACTCAAGAAGTACAAACCGACTAGCCCGGGTCGCCGGTTCCAGACGGTCTCGGACTTCTCCGAGATTACGAAGAGCGAGCCCGAGAAGTCGCTGCTCGAGCCGCTGTCCAAGAAGGGCGGCCGCAACAACAACGGGCGTATCACGACCCGCCACCAGGGTGGCGGGCACAAGAGGCGCTACCGGAAGATCGACTTCAAGCGCAACAAGGACGGCGTAGCTGCGAAGGTCGCCGCAATCGAATACGACCCGAACCGGTCGGCTCGGATTGCTCTGCTGCACTACGTGGATGGCGAGAAGCGCTACATCCTCGCTCCGCAGAAGCTGGGTGTCGGCGACATGGTGATGTCGGGGCCTGACTCCGACATCAAGCCCGGCAACGCGCTGCCGCTGTCCGACATCCCGACCGGTACCGTGGTGCATGCCATCGAGTTGCATCCGGGCAAGGGCGCTGCCATGGCGCGTTCGGCCGGCACTTCAGCGCAGCTGATGGCCAAGGAGGGCGGCTACGCGATTCTACGTATGCCCTCCTCGGAAATGCGCAAGGTTCTCGTGAAGTGCCGTGCCACCGTCGGTACCGTCGGTAATGCCGAGCATGAGGGCATCTCGATCGGCAAGGCCGGGCGTGCTCGCTGGATGGGCGTTCGCCCGACCGTCCGCGGTACGGCGATGAACCCGGTCGACCACCCGCATGGTGGGGGCGAGGGCAAGAACAAGACCGCCGGTCGTCACCCGGTGACTCCGTGGGGTGTCCCGACCAAGGGTCACCGTACGCGCAAGAAGAACAAGGCCTCCGACCGTCTGATCATCCGCCGCCGCAAGAAGTAG
- the rpmC gene encoding 50S ribosomal protein L29 encodes MKPTDITVMEDADIVQKIKDARAELFNLRFQLATGQLDNPSRIKTVKRDIARLHTEMRARELRAAREAAAS; translated from the coding sequence ATGAAGCCGACCGATATCACAGTGATGGAGGACGCGGACATCGTCCAGAAGATCAAGGACGCCCGCGCCGAGCTATTCAACCTACGGTTCCAGCTCGCTACGGGCCAGCTGGACAACCCATCGCGCATCAAGACCGTCAAGAGAGACATCGCCCGCCTGCACACGGAGATGCGGGCCCGTGAGCTCCGCGCCGCGCGCGAAGCCGCTGCGTCGTAG
- the rpsE gene encoding 30S ribosomal protein S5: protein MARREAPVSELQEKVVYINRVAKVVKGGRRFALTALVVVGDGAGRVGVGMGKSQEVPIAIKKGIEDAKKNMFVVPIKDGTIPHAVLGHFGAGKVLLKPASPGTGIIAGGPVRALLDLAGVRDVLSKSLGTDNALNMLKAAAEGLKSLSSAEDVARKRGMTVGQIYGWEE from the coding sequence ATGGCGCGCAGAGAAGCACCGGTTTCGGAGTTGCAGGAGAAGGTCGTCTATATCAATCGCGTGGCGAAGGTCGTCAAGGGCGGTAGACGTTTCGCGCTGACGGCGCTCGTTGTCGTTGGAGATGGCGCAGGTCGCGTCGGTGTCGGAATGGGCAAGTCCCAGGAAGTGCCGATTGCGATCAAGAAGGGCATCGAGGACGCGAAGAAGAACATGTTCGTTGTCCCGATCAAGGACGGGACGATTCCGCACGCCGTCCTTGGCCATTTCGGCGCAGGGAAGGTGCTGCTCAAGCCGGCCTCGCCGGGTACGGGTATCATCGCCGGCGGCCCGGTTCGCGCACTGCTGGATCTCGCAGGTGTTCGTGACGTGCTTTCGAAGTCCCTCGGAACCGACAACGCCCTCAACATGTTGAAGGCGGCGGCCGAGGGCCTGAAGTCCCTCTCCAGCGCCGAAGATGTCGCGCGGAAGCGCGGCATGACCGTGGGCCAGATCTATGGTTGGGAGGAGTAA
- the rplC gene encoding 50S ribosomal protein L3: MISTILGRKLGMTQVWSEDDKLIPVTVVEAGPCVISQVKTVKRDGYSAAQIAFGDLKPGKANKPRAGHFAKAGLDPKAHIIEVRLGDDEKVKAGDTVTVEMFEPGTSVHVSGTSKGKGFAGVMKRHNFSGGPGGHGSHFHRAPGSVGQASTPSRIFRGQKMAGQMGNETVTVRNLEVVKVDPEQNLLVIKGAVPGAKGALLTIRLA; encoded by the coding sequence ATGATAAGCACCATACTCGGACGCAAGCTGGGCATGACCCAGGTCTGGAGCGAGGATGACAAGCTCATCCCTGTGACCGTCGTTGAAGCTGGCCCCTGCGTGATAAGCCAGGTCAAGACCGTCAAGCGAGACGGCTATTCGGCTGCCCAGATCGCCTTCGGCGACCTGAAGCCGGGCAAGGCCAACAAGCCCAGGGCCGGTCACTTCGCCAAGGCGGGCCTCGACCCCAAGGCTCACATCATCGAGGTTCGCCTCGGTGACGACGAGAAGGTCAAGGCGGGCGATACGGTGACGGTCGAGATGTTCGAGCCGGGCACCTCTGTGCACGTGAGCGGCACCTCAAAGGGCAAGGGTTTCGCCGGCGTGATGAAGCGTCACAATTTCAGCGGCGGTCCTGGCGGTCACGGCTCGCACTTCCACCGCGCGCCAGGGTCGGTCGGCCAGGCGTCGACTCCCTCCCGCATCTTCCGCGGCCAGAAAATGGCAGGACAGATGGGCAACGAGACGGTGACCGTGCGCAACCTAGAGGTCGTCAAGGTAGATCCGGAGCAGAATCTTCTGGTCATCAAGGGAGCCGTACCCGGTGCAAAGGGCGCGCTGCTCACCATCCGACTGGCGTAG
- the rplP gene encoding 50S ribosomal protein L16, with the protein MLLPKRVKHRKVQRGSRKGQAKGGTQVQFGEYGLKALEAAWITNRQIEAARVAMTRYMKRGGKVWINIFPDKPVTQKPAETRMGSGKGNPEKWVAVVKPGRVMFELAGVSEEVAKEAMRLAAHKLPIKTKFVSRADSGGES; encoded by the coding sequence ATGCTGCTACCCAAGAGAGTCAAACACCGCAAGGTTCAGCGCGGGTCGAGGAAGGGTCAGGCCAAGGGCGGCACCCAGGTCCAGTTCGGCGAGTACGGGCTCAAGGCCCTTGAAGCCGCGTGGATCACCAACCGCCAGATCGAGGCGGCCCGTGTCGCGATGACCCGCTACATGAAGCGTGGAGGCAAGGTCTGGATCAACATCTTCCCGGACAAGCCCGTCACGCAGAAGCCGGCGGAGACCCGCATGGGTTCGGGCAAGGGCAACCCCGAGAAGTGGGTCGCCGTGGTCAAGCCTGGCCGTGTCATGTTCGAGCTGGCCGGTGTGTCCGAGGAAGTGGCCAAGGAGGCCATGCGTCTCGCGGCACACAAGTTGCCCATCAAGACCAAGTTCGTTTCGAGAGCAGACAGTGGCGGTGAGTCATAG
- the rplF gene encoding 50S ribosomal protein L6 — protein sequence MSRIGKQPIPVPSGVVVEIKGSTVSVKGPKGELTQTFNEDMKIVLEDGFVRVERPSDSRGHRSLHGLTRTLVANMVTGVSDGFHKNLEIVGVGYRAALKGSDLEMQLGFSHPVLVKADPGITFEVPAPTRITVRGIDKQAVGQVAAEIRDWRRPEPYKGKGVRYEGEYVRRKLGKTAK from the coding sequence GTGTCACGTATCGGCAAGCAGCCTATCCCGGTCCCGTCCGGGGTCGTGGTGGAGATCAAAGGCTCGACGGTCAGTGTGAAGGGCCCGAAGGGCGAGCTGACCCAGACGTTCAATGAAGATATGAAGATCGTGCTTGAGGACGGCTTCGTACGGGTGGAGCGTCCAAGCGATTCTCGGGGACACCGCTCGTTGCATGGTCTTACGCGCACACTCGTTGCCAACATGGTCACGGGTGTGTCGGATGGATTCCACAAGAATCTCGAGATCGTCGGTGTCGGCTATCGTGCCGCTCTCAAGGGCTCGGATCTCGAGATGCAGCTTGGGTTCAGCCATCCGGTACTCGTGAAGGCGGACCCGGGCATCACATTCGAAGTCCCAGCTCCGACGAGGATCACCGTCCGAGGAATCGACAAGCAGGCCGTCGGACAGGTCGCCGCGGAGATACGCGACTGGCGTCGTCCCGAGCCGTACAAGGGCAAGGGTGTCCGCTATGAGGGCGAGTACGTACGTCGCAAGCTGGGCAAGACAGCGAAGTAG
- the rpsJ gene encoding 30S ribosomal protein S10 translates to MANQKIRIRLKGYDHEIVDQSTKMIVDTAQKTGAKVSGPIPLPTERNLYCVIRSPHVNKDSREHFEMRTHKRLIDILEPTPKTVDSLMRLDLPAGVDIEIKL, encoded by the coding sequence TTGGCGAACCAGAAGATCAGGATCCGCCTGAAGGGCTACGATCATGAGATCGTGGATCAGTCCACGAAGATGATCGTCGATACGGCCCAGAAGACGGGCGCGAAGGTCTCCGGTCCGATCCCGCTGCCTACGGAGCGCAATCTGTACTGCGTCATCCGTTCGCCGCATGTGAACAAGGACAGCCGGGAGCACTTCGAGATGAGGACGCACAAGCGCCTCATCGACATACTCGAGCCCACGCCCAAGACGGTCGATTCGCTCATGCGTCTCGATCTGCCGGCTGGCGTGGATATCGAGATCAAACTGTAG
- the rpsS gene encoding 30S ribosomal protein S19: MSRSLKKGPYVQPRLLERIQRLNEAGEKQVVKTWSRASTIFPEMVGHTIAVHDGRKHVPVYVTESMVGHKFGEFAPTRTFRGHASDKKSKR, from the coding sequence ATGAGCAGAAGCCTGAAGAAGGGACCGTACGTCCAGCCGCGTCTCCTGGAGCGCATCCAGCGGCTGAACGAGGCCGGCGAGAAGCAGGTCGTCAAGACCTGGTCGCGCGCGTCGACCATCTTCCCGGAGATGGTGGGGCACACGATTGCCGTCCACGATGGTCGCAAGCACGTACCGGTCTATGTCACCGAGTCGATGGTCGGCCACAAGTTCGGCGAATTCGCGCCGACCCGCACGTTCCGTGGCCACGCGTCTGACAAGAAGAGCAAGAGGTAG